One region of Zootoca vivipara chromosome 7, rZooViv1.1, whole genome shotgun sequence genomic DNA includes:
- the EIF6 gene encoding eukaryotic translation initiation factor 6 isoform X2 has protein sequence MSNHWQDVCGHHCFQEYLAAAECPIPKKSTPGPGIKIKGNRHGLLVPNNTTDQELQHIRNSLPDSVRIQRVEERLSALGNVTTCNDYVALVHPDIDRETEEILADVLKVEVFRQTVAEQVLVGSYCAFSNQGGLVHPKTSIEDQDELSSLLQVPLVAGTVNRGSEVIAAGMVVNDWCAFCGLDTTSTELSVIESVFKLNESQPSTIATTMRDSLIDSLT, from the exons ATGTCGAATCATTGGCAGGATGTGTGTGG TCACCACTGTTTCCAGGAATATCTAGCAGCTGCAGAATGTCCAATTCCCAAGAAGAGTACTCCAGGTCCAGGAATAAAAATTAAAG GAAACAGGCATGGCTTGTTAGTCCCAAACAATACCACGGACCAGGAGCTTCAGCACATCCGAAACAGTCTTCCAGACTCCGTACGAATTCAGCGAGTGGAAGAGCGCCTCTCTGCCTTGGGCAATGTCACTACGTGCAATGACTATGTAGCACTTGTCCATCCGGACATTGACAGA GAGACAGAAGAGATTTTAGCAGACGTACTAAAAGTGGAAGTATTTAGGCAGACGGTAGCAGAACAAGTGCTGGTGGGAAGTTATTGTGCTTTCAGCAACCAGGGAGGACTTGTGCACCCCAAGACTTCCATTGAAGACCAGGATGAGCTCTCCTCGTTGCTACAAGTCCCACTTGTG GCTGGAACTGTTAACCGTGGCAGTGAGGTGATTGCAGCTGGAATGGTTGTGAATGACTGGTGTGCCTTCTGTGGCCTGGACACAACCAGCACAGAGTTATCTGTtattgagagtgtctttaaactcAATGAATCACAGCCAAGTACCATTGCTACTACTATGAGAGATTCTTTGATTGACAG CTTGACATGA
- the EIF6 gene encoding eukaryotic translation initiation factor 6 isoform X1, with translation MAVRASFENNNEIGCFAKLTNAYCLVAIGGSEGFYSVFEGELSDTIPVVHASIAGCRIIGRMCVGNRHGLLVPNNTTDQELQHIRNSLPDSVRIQRVEERLSALGNVTTCNDYVALVHPDIDRETEEILADVLKVEVFRQTVAEQVLVGSYCAFSNQGGLVHPKTSIEDQDELSSLLQVPLVAGTVNRGSEVIAAGMVVNDWCAFCGLDTTSTELSVIESVFKLNESQPSTIATTMRDSLIDSLT, from the exons ATGGCGGTGCGGGCCAGCTTCGAGAACAACAACGAGATCGGCTGCTTCGCCAAGCTCACGAACGCCTACTGCCTGGTGGCCATCGGGGGCTCAGAGGGCTTCTACAg TGTGTTTGAAGGGGAGCTTTCGGATACCATCCCTGTAGTTCATGCTTCAATTGCCGGATGTCGAATCATTGGCAGGATGTGTGTGG GAAACAGGCATGGCTTGTTAGTCCCAAACAATACCACGGACCAGGAGCTTCAGCACATCCGAAACAGTCTTCCAGACTCCGTACGAATTCAGCGAGTGGAAGAGCGCCTCTCTGCCTTGGGCAATGTCACTACGTGCAATGACTATGTAGCACTTGTCCATCCGGACATTGACAGA GAGACAGAAGAGATTTTAGCAGACGTACTAAAAGTGGAAGTATTTAGGCAGACGGTAGCAGAACAAGTGCTGGTGGGAAGTTATTGTGCTTTCAGCAACCAGGGAGGACTTGTGCACCCCAAGACTTCCATTGAAGACCAGGATGAGCTCTCCTCGTTGCTACAAGTCCCACTTGTG GCTGGAACTGTTAACCGTGGCAGTGAGGTGATTGCAGCTGGAATGGTTGTGAATGACTGGTGTGCCTTCTGTGGCCTGGACACAACCAGCACAGAGTTATCTGTtattgagagtgtctttaaactcAATGAATCACAGCCAAGTACCATTGCTACTACTATGAGAGATTCTTTGATTGACAG CTTGACATGA